The nucleotide sequence AGGCCCAAATCAAGTTGCCCATACTACACCTATTTATATTACTGTAAATGACGGGGGTTTTCACAACCCAGAAACATTCAATGATTATTTGTCATTAAATGAAAAGTATCTGGATGAACTGGAAACGGAATTGGAGCAACCCAACGATCGGGTAGATATGCGCGCCTGGTGGTATCGAGACCCGTTACAAAAAAGAATTGCCGAAACACGAAAAATCATTGAAACATTGAGGAAGAAATAAAAATCCGAATTAAATAATGATCTTCAGGAGTTCCTATTCGACACGCCCAGAAATGTTTTTTCAACGTAAACGTCATTTTTTTTGTTTGCTTACACCTGCGCTAACTCATTAGCTCAAAGCATATCGGTTTAGTGCCTAATAAAAAATAAAGCAAAGTTGTACCGACTTTTGCATTTAGATGCCAAGATCAAGGCGGAACCAAATACACCATAATTAACCATACATACACCCTAGGCTGAAATAACATTCACGTCAGATAATAAATAAAAAGCCACTTACCCTAAGAGGATTATGCTGTGGTGCAGCTGTGTTGAATTTCACGGAATTCCATGGTTAAACTAGGGGTTTACAACACAACATTAAATATTAAATGCTGATTAACAGCGATTTATATTTCCATTAAATCGTTTAAGTACTGGGTGAGGGGGTGGTGCAGCCGTGGAATTTTTTGCAACTTTGGTATTTTTTACATTATACTTTTAGGGGCCATATACTCATTGGTCCAGCATATAAGTTTACACTTCAACCTAACACAAAGCATTTTTAACCTCCAAAATAAAACTAAACAACTGACCAACAATTTATTATAAACATAAATTGAATATAAAAACCACACTCATTTCTATTACATTTTCTCATAAGGCCAATGGGTATCCACTCCTTGATTGCGAATGAGGCTTTGGAATTTCCGAACCTCTGCGCATCTTGATAAACCACTTATAATTAGTGAAGCCTACTAACAGAGTCCTTAAATAATTTTACAATTTTTTAACCCTATGTAAAAAAAATATAACTTAGGCCTAAAATGCTTTTGCTTCCTAAAAAATATTTTAGCTACTATAAACTGCGTCTCTATGAAAACCTTCTTAAAACACCTCTTAGCCCTTTTTATTGTAGTCAATTTGGGTAGTGCGCTCTACGCGCAAAACGAAAACCCAAGCTTCTCCCATACTATAAAGGAAGAATTGAAGCCATGGACGAACAAGCCATTTTACAATAATCCCAATAATTTTCAATTTGCCATTGTAAGTGATAGAACAGGGGGGCATCGTAAAGGAGTATTTGGAAAGGGAGTTGAAAAAATAAACCTGTTGTATCCGGAATTCGTTATGAGTGTGGGCGACTTAATTGAAGGATATTCCAAGGACAATACCTTGCTAGATGCGCAATGGAAGGAATTTGACAGTATCCTAAATCCGCTCTCCACCCGCTTTTTCTATGTGGCAGGGAACCATGATTATTCCAACGAGGTAATGGCAAAACAGTGGAAGGAACGCTATGGCAAGGACTACTATCACTTTATCTACAAAGATGTGCTTTTCCTTATCCTAAATAGTAACGATGGTGACGGGGTTATGATGAGCAAGGACCAAATTGCATTTTTAAAGGAAGCCATCGCCCAGAACACCGGAGTAAGGTGGACCATGGTTTTTACGCACCACCCTATGTGGGCCTACGGGGACGCCAGTGGGTTCGATGAAGTGGAGGCAGCCTTGAGCAATCGGAAATATACGGTATTCGCCGGTCATACCCACCGATATTTATTCGACGTAAGAAACGATCAAAATCATTATGTCCTGGCTACCACCGGCGGTGGAAGTAGGCTTAGGGGCCCCAAATTTGGAGAGTTTGATCACATAGGATGGGTCACCATGACGGACAAGGGACCCAAACTCGTCAACCTTGCCCTTTCCGGAATTCATGATCATAACGTGAGTACTATGCAAACAAAAGAGCAGGCCGTTTCACTCATTAATGCAACAGATTTTAAAACCTTGGTCATGGCCAAGGAAAGAGAAAGAAAAGCCATTCTACTGCTGAACAATACCTCCGACAAACCCATCCATTTTAAGGGACAATTGTACCATCATCATCAGGTACAGCCCGACTCTTCTCGTTTTCAGCTTAGTCTGCCGCCCATGACTTCCTCTGAAATAGTGATAAAAACTACCCCCTTGGACGTTTCCAAAGCATCCATTTGGGATCCTATGGAACTTGAATGGGAAATGGGTTACGACAATGAATTTATGGAACCGGAATTCAGTTTGAGCGGTACCGAAATAATTGAACTTATGCCCTCCCAAGCCGGTATATCCATGACAGAACAAGACATTTTTATACAGGAGCTACAAGTAGCTTTATCACATCCCTATAATAAAGTTTCCGCAAAATTTACCTTGGATGGTACAGAGATCAATGCCAATACTCCCGAATTTCCGGGGAATCTGACCTTGGATAAAACCTCAATTATTAATGTAAAACTTACGGATGCCGAAGGTTTTGAAAGTGCGGGCTTCCAAAAAACTTATAAAAAGGTAAAGCCGACAGCGGCAACAAGAAAACCAAGGAATACCAAAAAGGGACTCCAGTATACCTATTACGAAGGCAATTTTGATTCTATACCTGATTTTAGTAGCTTGAAAC is from Arenibacter algicola and encodes:
- a CDS encoding PA14 domain-containing protein; this encodes MKTFLKHLLALFIVVNLGSALYAQNENPSFSHTIKEELKPWTNKPFYNNPNNFQFAIVSDRTGGHRKGVFGKGVEKINLLYPEFVMSVGDLIEGYSKDNTLLDAQWKEFDSILNPLSTRFFYVAGNHDYSNEVMAKQWKERYGKDYYHFIYKDVLFLILNSNDGDGVMMSKDQIAFLKEAIAQNTGVRWTMVFTHHPMWAYGDASGFDEVEAALSNRKYTVFAGHTHRYLFDVRNDQNHYVLATTGGGSRLRGPKFGEFDHIGWVTMTDKGPKLVNLALSGIHDHNVSTMQTKEQAVSLINATDFKTLVMAKERERKAILLLNNTSDKPIHFKGQLYHHHQVQPDSSRFQLSLPPMTSSEIVIKTTPLDVSKASIWDPMELEWEMGYDNEFMEPEFSLSGTEIIELMPSQAGISMTEQDIFIQELQVALSHPYNKVSAKFTLDGTEINANTPEFPGNLTLDKTSIINVKLTDAEGFESAGFQKTYKKVKPTAATRKPRNTKKGLQYTYYEGNFDSIPDFSSLKPLKSGSVTVLDPEEIGERLDHFAIQYKGFISVPETGIYTFYLKSDDGSKLYLDGELLIDNDGSHDTATKTGMKALKKGMHPVQIDYFEDFLGEHLQLDFSGPNVEKSPAVFRH